A stretch of the Papaver somniferum cultivar HN1 chromosome 6, ASM357369v1, whole genome shotgun sequence genome encodes the following:
- the LOC113291005 gene encoding uncharacterized protein LOC113291005 — protein sequence MAEVNLIVEAGMIKTIVAFFVMNTRSPYSVILRRDWLHAMQVVPSIYHQKLIFMTITGKYLVPSSQDFSNESVLSTNPKTEKELPGVSGREFKTEVVEFLEEINLGTNDEDKINFIGKYLSQDENQEMLEMLKQNIDIFACKMSDMPGIYPFIACHSLNIDPSFRPVKQKEREIKNKLYTAVNADIDRMLEEKIIRECRLSNIIAVMKKNGKVRVCIDFTNLKRDYPKDEFPLPDMDRLAESTQGYGRLFFMDGYSEYNLIPINPTSEERTSFITDRGLYCFNFKAML from the exons ATGGCTGAAGTAAATCTTATTGTGGAAGCTGGTATGATAAAGACTATTGTAGCTTTCTTTGTTATGAATACCAGATCACCTTACAGTGTGATCCTGAGAAGAGACTGGTTACATGCAATGCAAGTTGTGCCATCCATCTATCATCAAAAGCTTATATTTATGACTATCACTGGAAAATATTTGGTTCCAAGTAGCCAAGATTTTTCAAATGAGTCG GTTTTATCCACAAATCCTAAAACTGAAAAAGAACTGCCAGGAGTTTCAGGTCGAGAATTCAAAACTGAGGTCGTGGAATTCTTGGAGGAAATTAACCTTGGAACTAACGATGAAGATAAAATCAACTTCATTGGAAAATATTTATCACAAGATGAAAATCAAGAAATGCTCGAGATGTTAAAACAAAACATTGATATTTTTGCTTGTAAGATGTCTGATATGCCAGGTATATACCCATTCATAGCATGTCACTCTTTGAATATCGATCCGTCCTTTAGGCCTGTTAAGCAAAAGGAAAGGGAAATAAAAAATAAGTTATACACTGCAGTTAATGCTGACATCGATCGCATGTTAGAAGAAAAAATTATCAGGGAATGTCGGCTTTCTAACATTATCGCGGTGATGAAAAAGAATGGTAAAGTAAGAGTTTGCATCGACTTTACCAATTTAAAAAGGGACTACCCCAAGGACGAATTCCCACTTCCTGACATGGATAGATTGGCGGAGTCAACCCAGGGATATGGTCGTTTatttttcatggatggatattctgagTACAATCTGATACCAATAAATCCGACTAGTGAAGAGCGTACTAGTTTCATAACTGACAGAGGATTATACTGTTTCAATTTCAAAGCCATGTTGTAA